The genomic segment ACCGACCGGCACGGTGACCCGCTCGGCCGGGTACTCGGCGTGGCGTCGTTCCTGGTCGACGGCGTCGCCGCGCACGACCACGGGGCCGCGTTGCGGGCCGGCTGCACGGTGGACGTGCTCCCCCCGTTCGCCGGCGGTTGATCGATCCGCGAAGGCCGGCGGTCCGAGGAGCCGTCGATGATGCGCAGACCTCACGGTGGCGTTCGCCGGCACACCGGCCAGCCGGCGCCTGGTCGGCCGTCTTGCACTGCTGGACGTGACCGTGGGCCGTGCAGCACGAGAACTGGGTGCGCGGCTCGTCCGGAGCGTGCCGGGCGATGGGCTCGCGCGTCGTCCGAACAGCCGAGGCGGCGACGATCATGCGGCGATAGCCTGCTCGATGCCGTTCCGCCCTACCCCGAATATCCACTGTGGACGGTGAAGGTTCGCTGCGCGACGAGGAGATCCCCTTGCTACGGAAACGAATGAGGCTGCGCGCACTGGTGGCCACGCTGGCTGCTGTCGCTCTGGCCGGGTTGGCGCCGCTGGCGTTGGCGTCGCCGGCCCAGGCCGGCGACGACCGGATCACCGTGACCGGCACGCCGACCTGCGACACCCTCAGCGGAAGGTGGGTCGCCACCTGGGCCGCACACAACCACACGGACGTGACCGCGACGATCCAGGAGCATGCCGGCCACGAGTGGTCGGCGTGGACCATCGCGCCGGGCGGCGAGTCGCACTACCGGTCCTCGAACTCAGGCAGCGAGAAGATCGCCTACGGAGGCGTCACCGTCACGTGGCCTGGCAGCAGCACCGAAGTCAGCTACACGACCAAGGTGGTGCTGAACGGCACGTGCCGGGTGGACACCAGCCGCGCGCCCAAACCGATCTGCGACGACGACCCGGGCGTCGGTGTCGATCTGGACGCCGTCGACCGGATGTCGATCGAGTCGTACGGCCCAGCCTGTCCGGGCGCATCAGTCAGTGGTCTGTGGGCCACTTACACGATCGAGCATCGGGACGGCAAGCGCACTGGGCACCTGTACGACTCAGAGGTGGTCAGCCTCGACAACGCTCATCCACAGGTCGATGTCACGCGGAACCGCCCTGCTGGCTGTCACGTCGGCTCCTACCTTGCGGCCGGCGGCAGGGTCTACGACCCGATCGACATCGACCACGACCCGTACGGAGACGCCAAACGATCCTGGAGTGTGGTCGACGACGACGGCTGCTCCGACGTTCCCTTCGTACACGCCACGTTCGCCTCGCAGTGCAACGGCGAGGTCACGGTGACCGTGCCGGCCGCGGCCGACGCCACCGAGCCCGAACCGTACCGGTTGGAGACTGCCGACCAGTCCTACACGAAGGACTTCACAGTGCAGCCCGGCGGCACGGCCACGTTCACCGTCCCGGCTACGCCGGCAAAGGGTTTCTCCATCGGCAGCACGCTGGACAAGCACCAGTCGCTCGACTGGGGGTACTCGTGGGCGGAGCCGCTGTCC from the Actinocatenispora thailandica genome contains:
- a CDS encoding MoaD/ThiS family protein, translating into MVTVRYFAGARAAAGTASEQVRAGSLGELLTGLTDRHGDPLGRVLGVASFLVDGVAAHDHGAALRAGCTVDVLPPFAGG